The genomic stretch AATCCTAAAGGGCCGGACAACGGTACTAATAGGGTGTTGCGCGGCGGTTCCTGGTATAGCAACAATTCTGATGAACTGATGGCCGCGTACCGGAGCATCGACAAACCGGGGAAACAGTGCGACAATATCGGCTTCCGCCTCGCCGAAGACTTAGGTTAACACCTTTTGTCCTTTGCCCCCTGCCTGCCGGCAGGCAGGCTTTACGCCTTTTCCGGCGCAAACAATTGGATGTGCATAAATGATTGAATCAATTAATTTGATCACGAAAAAATAAGTTCTCATTATGCTATAATTTCAATAATGCCGCATAAAAAAGCCAAAGTTAAACAGAAAAAAGGTCTACTGGTGGTCATTTCCGGACCTTCGGGGGTCGGGAAAAGCACTGTCGTGCGCAGGCTGATGAAGATAGCGCCCGAATACGAACTTTCTATCTCTTCCACGACAAGGCCGGCAAGACCTGGCGAAAAACACGGCAAGGACTACTTTTTCATACACGAAAAAGATTTCATTGACAGGGTAGAAAAAGATACTTTCTTTGAATGGGCCCAGGTGCACGGCGCGTACTACGGGACATCAAAAAAATTCATCCAGGAGCATCTTGATAAAGGCAATGCCGTCATTTTGGAAGTGGACGTGCAGGGAGCCTCGACCATAAAGGATTTTGTGACAAAGACGGGCGTGAAGCACGCCAATGCGGTCTTCATATTCCTTATACCGCCTTCGGTAGACATACTCGCCTTCAGGCTTAAGAGGCGCAAGACCGAAAAAGAGGAGCAGGTCAATTACAGGCTGAGGGCGGCGATAGCAGAACTGCAGGTGATGGAAAAGTACGATTATATAGTCGTGAACGACAAGGTCGAGTCCGCGGCCGACAAAATAAATGCTATAATTAAGGTAGAAAAAGAAAGGACATTCCTTAATTGAGCCAACCAACCATTGATTCATTAATAAAGGTGACAGATAATAAATATCTGCTTTCCAACGCGATCGCGACGCGGGCGAAAGAGATCAGCGAAGGTTCGATCCCGTATATCGACGATTTTAATCCGCTGAACCCGATCGACACGGCAATGAAAGAATTCGCGGCGGGTAAGCTGAAGATCAAGATACTCAGCGGACCGGTCGCAAAGCCGCTGAAGGTCATCGAGCAGAAGGCAAAGGATTTCTGGACGATAGACAACCTTGAAAAGAAAGAACATAAAAAGGCGAAAAAGACCAAGAGCAAATAGTCGCCCCTTTTTAAGCCCTGCATCAACATGGACCTAATAAACAGGCCTCTTCTCAATAAAAAGATAATCCTCGGAGTGACAGGCTGCATAGCAGCGTATAAATCCGCCGAGATAGTAAGGCGCCTTAAAAAACTCGGGGCTGATGTCTGGGTCGTGATGACAGCTTCGGCTCAGGAGTTCGTGACCCCGCTTACTTTCAGGACACTTTCAGAAAATCCCTGTATAGCAAAGATGTTCGACGAAAATACGGTATCGATGCCTATGCCTCATCTGGCCCTGTCCGATTCCGCAGATCTTCTTCTGGTCGCGCCGGCAACGGCAAATATTATCGGCAAAGCCGCGGGAGGGATAGCTGATGACGCCCTGTCCACGATAATCATGTCGGTGGAATGTCCAATCGTCATGGCGCCGGCAATGAACACGAAGATGTGGAAGAACGCGGCAGTTCAGGAAAATGTAAAAAAGCTCAGGAAACTCGGTTCGATCTTTATCGGTCCTGAAAAAGGCGAACTTGCCTGCGGCGATATAGGTGAAGGAAGGCTGGCAAATACTGATGATATTATAAAAGCGGTCGTCGATAAGATAGGGATCAAACAGGACCTTGCGGGGAAAAAGCTGCTGATAACCGCGGGCGGCACAAGAGAGGCGATAGACCCTGTCAGGTTCATCGGGAACCGCTCGTCCGGGAAAATGGGTTTTGCCATCGCTGAAGCGGCGCGCAACAGGGGAGCGGATGTCGTCCTTATAAGCGCAAATGCAAATATCAAAGCGCCTGACGGGATAGAACTTGTCAATGTCCAGAACGCAAGACAGATGAAAGACGAGGTGTCCAGGCACTTTAAAGACAGCGATATCCTGGTGATGTCGGCCGCGGTATCCGATTTTACACCACAAAAGGCTTCTTCCGAGAAGATAAAAAAGGGAAAAGAGAACGTCAATATAGGACTCAAGCCGACAGATGACATCCTTTTATCCGTCTCAAAACAAAAAGAGGGGAAAGTGATCGTCGGATTCTCCGTGGAAAGCAGGGATCTATTGAAGAATTCAAAAGATAAGCTCAGATCAAAAGACCTCGATATGATAGTTGCAAATGACGTGAGCGCTTTTGAAGATGACTCATCAAAGGTGACCATCATAAAGAGATCCGGAAAATCTATAGACCTGCCGAGACTTCCCAAGTCAAAATCTGCCGAGAAGATACTTGATGAGATAGCGCTAAGCTCTAAGCACTAAGTTATAAGTAAATTTGATTAACGGCTTAATCCTTAGCGCTTACAGCTTAGAGCTCAAGAAAGGCGTTCAAATGTATGCCCAGGTAGTTCTGTCCTATGTCTCCTCTTTTGTCGATAAGCCTTTCACATATTTAATACCAGACAGCCTGACCGGCAAGCTTCAGATCGGATCGCAGGTAATTATCCCGTTCGGAAAAAGAAAAGAGGTCGGATATATCGTTGGATTTCTAAAAGAACTTCCCGAAGAGATCAAAGGCATGAAAAGCATCGAGGATGTCAGGGGCAATGTTCCGTTCTTTTCAGCAGATACTGTAGAAGCGGCAAAATGGATGTCACAGTATTATGTCTCCTTTTTCGGTTCTGCCCTCAGGACCATGATGATACCAGGGGTTGAGAGTTTCGAAAATAAAAAAGGGAAAAAGAGACTGGAGATAACTCCTGGCCCCGAACCTAAACGGTTCAGCTCCTTTGACCATTCCGAAAAGACGGAGCCGACGCGTCTTGCCCCGAGCCTGCCGAGGGGTTTAGCGTCGGGCTATAGCATTGTCCTCTTATCCGGTCCCTCCGGTTCAGGCAAGACCGCGTTCTATATAAAGAGCATAAAAGAAGCATTATCAAAAGGCCTCGGGGCAATAATATTAGTGCCGGAGATCTCGTTTTCAAATCAGCTTGTTTCAGCGATGAAAGAAGAATTTGCCGGAAAGATCGCCGTGATCCACAGTTCTGTCCCGCAGAAAGAGCTGATCGAGGAATGGAAAAAAATATATTCGGGCGAATTTAAGGTCGTCCTTGGCACGAGAACGGCTCTTTTTACTCCGGTAAGGGATTTGGGCCTGATAATAATCGATGAAGAAGAAGAATTCACATACAAACAGGAACAAAACCCCAAATATCATGCGCGTGAAGCGGCATTGTTCATAGCAAAACAGAAAAATATCCCCGTGATCCTGGGTTCCGGCTGTCCGACAGTCGAGACTTTCTATAAGGCGGATGAAAAAAAATACAGGATCATCAAGTTAGAAAGGAAAAAAGACCTGCCGGCGTTCCCGTTAATTGATATCGTCAATATGAGGGAAGAGAATAAAAATAAGTTCGGGATACTGAGCAAAAAGCTTGTTGCAGAGATGAGGGCAGTTGTCGAAAAGAACCAAAAGATCATTCTTCTGATAAATAGGAGAGGGTTTGCGCCTTTTCTTTTGTGCGAGGAGTGCGGGAACACCATCGTCTGCCCGAACTGTTCCGTTTCTTTATCGTATCATGCGATGGACAAGAGCCTTCACTGCAGCCGCTGCGGTTTTACCAAGACGGTCCCAGTGGTCTGCCCGAACTGCATGAGCTCGGATGTCAGGTTCATTGGGACCGGTACTCAAAAGGTGGAAAGGGAAGTCGCAAGATATTTTCCGAAGCTGAAGACGCTGAGGCTCGATAAAGACATCACGGATGTCAAGAAGACCCAGGATGTCGTGATAAAGATGTTCGCGGAAGGGGACGCGAATATCCTGATAGGGACGCAGATGGCAGTGCGCACCATGGAGCTCACAAAAGTTTCCCTTGCTGGGATCGTCTCGGCGGACATGGCACTCGGGACCCCGGATTTCAGGGCGGCAGAAAGCACGTTCCAGATGATACTCGAGGTCGCGGGCGTGTCAAAGCGCCATAATATACCGGAAAAAGTGATAGTCCAGACCTATAACGCTGACCATTATGCCTTTGCCTGCGCGAAGGGATATGATTATGAAAGATTTTACGGTAAAGAGATACTGAACCGCAGGGAAAGCAAATATCCTCCTTACGGGCAGGTGATAAACCTGATGATCTATGGCAAGAAGCCCGCTTCGGGGCAAAGCGTCGCGGAAGATATCGCGGAAAGGCTCATCTCATTGAAAAAAGGGATAGAGATCCTGGGACCTGTCCAAACCTCCCTGGCGAAAGTGCGCGGCAGGTCAAGGTGGCAGATATTGATTAAGGGCAGGGATTTGGATATCATAAAAGATGAGTTGAGGGGTATAGTTTCCGACCCGAAATACCGGAAGGATTACAGCATAAGCGTCGATGTGGACCCGATAAATATAGGGTGAGTAGGGGGCGGGTTTGAAACCCGCCCGTACAGGCAAAAATGGCAATATTGAATATCCTGGTAAAAGGTAACCCGGTCCTGAAGAAGAAAGCGAAAGCCGTTAAAAAGGTGACGCTTACGCATGTGAGATTGATGGATGACATGGTGGAGACCATGCGGATCGCGCCGGGTATCGGTCTTGCCGCGCCCCAGGTGGGCGTTTCGGAGAGGATAATAGTCGTCGAGCTTGAAAATGAATTGTTCCGCCTTGCTAATCCAAAGATAGTAAAAAAATCAGGAAAACAGGTCTGCATGGAAGGCTGCCTGAGCGTTCCGGGACTGGAAGGGCCAGTCGAGCGTTATAAAAAGATCTGTGTTACTGGAATGGATAAAGGCGGCAAGCAGGTCAAAATAGACGCTGAAGGCCTTTTGGCCGTTGTGTTCCAGCACGAGATCGACCATCTTGACGGCATGTTGTTCGTTGAAAGAGTAAAAGACCCCTCCCTTATCAGGCCGAAAGAGCCGACTAAAGAAGAGACGATATAGTCGAGTTTTATATCTCATAATGCTATAATCTTTCCAAGATGAAAATCATTTCAGACAGCATCGATAACTCGGAGCTTATTGAAACATCCAAAAGGACTTTCGGTAATATGGTCAAAGCCGTTGTCGATATCGATAAAGGGATCATGGCCATAGACGGAGAGCTGCACTCGGACGAGGAATCACTTCTGATCGAAAACGGCTCAAAACAATCGTCCTTGTGGGGCATTAATATTTATCCCGAAGAAAAAGATGACGGGCGGATCGAGTTCGATTCCATGATAAATCTGAGGCCGTCCCAAGCGAACAGGTCTCGCTCAGTTGAAAGTCCCGCCATAAGGGATAAGATCATTGAAATAGTAGCCCGTCTGGTGAAAAGATGAATTATCAGCATAAAGAGCTTGCTTCAGGAAGATGGAACGCTTTGACATTTTTTGAACAGATGGCGAACATAGGCAGCGAGGTCGAGCGTTCGATAAAATGGCGCAACGAGGGAAGGCCCGACTATTACAGGCTTTCTTTTGACAGGGCGCTTGAACTTCTTGACCTGACGATATCTGACAAAAGGAACGTCCGCAGATTGAAAGAGCTGGCGCGTTTGAGGGAGGTCCTTGCGGATTATTTTGAATACGACAACCAGTACGGCTCGGACGACAAAAAATGGCAAAAGTATTTTTATTGTTTTAATTATGCCGCAAGATTAAATAAATGAAGATCATATTCTTCGGGACCCCGGCACAGTCCGCTTATGTTTTATTAGAGTTGATATCTTCCGGTCTTGATATTACAGCCGCAGTCACTTTCCCCGACAAGCCGAAGGGCAGGGGACTAAAATTATCTTCTTCTCCTGTCGCTGATACAGCAAACATGGATAAAATTGAGACTTTCAAACCATTGAAAGCCTCTGACCCGGGGTTTATTGAAAGCCTTAAAGATATCAAACCCGACCTGATAGTCGTAGTTGCCTACGGGAAAATACTGCCCAAATCGATCCTTGAAATACCAAAATACGGATGCATTAATCTTCACACTTCCCTTCTGCCGAAATACCGCGGGCCTTCTCCTATTCAAGCCGCGCTTCTGAACGGCGACAAAGAAACAGGCGTAACTATAATCAAACTTAACGAAAAAATGGACGAAGGCGATATTATTCTGCAGGAAACAGTCAAAATACCGGAAGATGATAATGCCCGGACATTATCGGACAGATTATTCAATGAAGGATCAAAACTACTTATTAAAGTGATCAAAGACATCGAAAGCGGGAAAGCAAAATTCACTCCACAGGACCATTCAAAAGCTGTTTACTGCAAGATGATAAAGAAGCAGGACGGGGCTATTGATTTCAATAAAAGCGCGGATGAGATCGTGAATATGATCAGAGCTTTTACCCCATGGCCGGGAGCGTTTGCTGTTTTTAAAGGAAAGAAAGTTAAAATATTAACAGGAGAAGCGGGGAAAACTGGAAATGGTGATGCCGGACAGGTGAAAGAGATCATTAAAAATAAAGGGATCATCATATCTGCCGGAGAAGGAGAAATATTGATCAAGAGTGTCCAGCCGGAAAACTCTAAACCGATGAGCGCTGACGATTTCATTAGTGGATATCACGTGCAGGCCGGGGACAGGTTCACTTCTTCCTGATCACGATCGCGTTGCTCACGGCTCTTTCCGACCCGCTGTTCATCTTTGCCCCGTTGACGACCATTGAGGAAGACCCTCCGCCGTCAAGGTTCATCGCTTCCACTGCGCCCAGCTCAATTAACAGCTGGGAAAGTTCCGCCAGCGTAGCACCTTTGTTCTTGCCGCTGCTCTCGACGACCACGAATAACAGGTTGTTATCTTTTGTTATCCCGACCGCGGTCCTTGCCGCTTTTCCGCTTGTGATGTCGCGCCTGAACTTTTCCTCTTTGGATGTGATATAGACTTTCCCGTCGTATACCAGCCTGGGGCCTCCCGCTATGACGTGGGTCATATCTTCCAGCGGCGGGGTCGCCATGAAGAACCATTTAACGGGGTCACCCTTTGAAAATCTTTCTTTTATCGCTTCTCCGGCTATGCCGTTGGCCGAGATCACAAAACCGTTCTTAGGAATAGAAGTCTCGCCGTAATTGATGTCCGTCACTTTTCCGTCGGAGACGATTATATTTGTCGAAGACCCGGAGGGATCGGTCCTCTGGTAGTCCGGAGTATAGACCATGATCTCGTTCTTGTTTATCGGCTGGTTGACCCCCGAGAATCCCAGCGTCTCGCCGTTCTTGAGCTTAAGGTACCCTTCCATTATCACGGAATCGATATTCGCCCTCCCGTCCCTGTATATGACCAGCGCAGTCCTGTTGTATAGAGGGGACGAGATTATCTGTCCGTTTATGATAAGCACACCCACGGGCGTGCTGCTGCCGAAGAAATAACTTCCGTTGATACCCGCAAAGGCGTTTGCCGCCTTGACAAATGCCGACACTCTTTTTTTTGCAAAATGCGAATACGGTTCGGGTTTTCCTCCGAACACTCCTGAGAAAGCGTCGAACAGCGCCCCGAATATAGGGCCCCCGTCGCGCCCCTTCAGCTCCCGGACAGAGATGACGGGGGTGACATCGACTTTCGAGGGGTCCACGAACAGGACACTTGCAGTTATCCTGTTTTTTTTATCATCCTGCGACACGGTCAGATAGTTGAGGCCGTCAGTTATCTTCTGGCAGTAATATAACCATTTGTTTTTTGACGGCGCGGCCGGAACAGCCTCTTCAAGAACGCTCTCTTCGGCGGCATCTTCGATCACCGCTTCAGGAGTCGCTTCCTGCCTGGGGATATCGATCACTATCCTGAAAGGGTCTTTCAACGGAAAGATGTTCTCTTTCACGGGATAGCTTGTCTCGATGAAAAGGTTCAAAGACGTTTTTGTTTTGCTGAAAGAAAAATCCTTGAACATCCCGTCCCATATCTTGAATTTTTCATGATACTCGTCTGTTGTAGTATTTGGCATCGATATGATGATGTCGTTGTCCTTCTTTAAAGCCGTGTACTCCACCGGGGCGTCAAGCTGGATCACGATCCTGAGGTTTTCCGATGACGTGCTGTAGCGTATATCGGTCATTTCTACGGCAAAGCATGTGCCGGTGATAATACAAAATATCAGCGCAGAGCAAACGGCCTTCATGACGGTATTTTTAAAACAGCTCCGGTATTTGCCGACGTGACAAAATGCGCGTAGCGGGCAAGGTAGCCCGTCAGTTCTTTCTTTTTCGGCTTCCAGACCTTTAAGCGCTCTTCGATCTCTTTCTGGCTGACCTTAAGCTCGAGTTTTCTTGCCGGGATATTTATTTCTATTTCATCACCGTCTTTTATAACGGCGATAGGTCCGCCTTCGGCCGCTTCCGGCGAAACATGTCCGATAGCCGGGCCTCTTGTACCGCCTGAAAATCTTCCATCGGTTATAAGCCCGACGGTATCTCCGAGTCCCATCCCGACGATAGCGGAAGTGGGGGACAGCATCTCCCTCATTCCCGGCCCGCCTTTAGGCCCTTCATATCTTATGACAACAATATCCCCGGCCTTTATCTTTCCGTCCATTATCGCTTTCATCGCGAGTTCTTCGCTGTCAAAGCATTTTGCTTTGCCTATGAGGACTTTCGCTCTTTCATTGACCGCGGTCTGCTTGACGACAGAACCGTGCGGCGCGAGATTTCCTTTCAGGACGGCGATGCCGCCTTCTTTGTGATAAGCTTTGTCGAGAGATCTGATGACATCGCTGTCATGGACTAAAGATGCTTTTGCTATCTCCTTGATGTTTTTCCCGCTGACCGTGATATTATCGTTCAAAAGATCGGCCAGGACGTGGAGCGCCGCAGGGACACCTCCGGCATACTCAAAATCCTCCATAAAATGCTCGCCGCTCGGCCGCAGGTTCGTTATGTGGGGGGTCTTTCTGCTTATCTCTTCGATCGTGTCAAGGTCGATATCTATCCCGACCTCGTGGGCTATCGCAGGTATATGAAGGGCCGCATTCGTCGAACCGCCTAGGGCCATGTCTATCCTGATGCCGTTCAATATGGCATTCTTTGTCATGATCTTTCTCGCGCTGATGTCTTTCCTGACGAGCTCGACTATCTGCTCCCCGCTTTCATAAGCTATCATCCTGCTCTTGCTTGAAGCTGCAAGTGAGGAGCCGCTGCCGGTCAGAGACATGCCGATAGCTTCGGTGACGCAGGCCATGGTGTTTGCCGTATAAAGGCCGGCGCAGGAACCGACGCCCGGGCAGGCGCATATCTCAAGCTCTTCAAGCTCCTTTTCGGATAATTGGCCTGCTTTGCAGGATGCAAGAGCTTCGAAAGTATCTTTAACAAGGTCCGTCCTTCTTCCCCTGTGCATGCCGCTCATCATCGGGCCGACTGTAACTACTATGCACGGTATATCAAGCCGGCCTGCTGCCATCAGCATTCCCGGGGTTATCTTGTCGCATGCTGTCAATAAAACAAGTCCGTCAAGAGCGTGAGCTTTAGCGACGGATTCGACTTCATCGGCTATAAGTTCCCTTGAAGGAAGACTGTAATACATTCCTTCGTGTCCCATCGCGATGCCGTCGCATATTGCCGGAACACCGAACTCAAAAGCGATACCTCCGCCTGAATGAATACCTTTTGCGATGACTGACGCGTAGTCTTTCATGCTGATATGTCCGGGCACAAGGTCCGTGAAGCTGTTCGCGATCCCGATGAAAGGTTTTTCAAGGCTCTTTTTTGTGACCCCGGTCGCATGCAGCAAAGAACGGTGAGGTGCGCGTTCTATGCCTTTTTTGATATTGTCGCTTTTCATTATATATTTTCCTCCATTGGGTAAATTATAGCATTTTGGAAAGCTGCAAGCTCTAAGCGGTAAAAGGGGAAGATCGAAGGCAGGATGGCGGACAAATTGCTGATGAGTATGATGTGGGTATAGAATCCAAAATACTCGGGAACATCGGAGAAGACCTTGCGTGCGGGCTCCTGATCGAAATGGGCTGGAAGGTCATTGAGCGGAATTTCAGGTCCAATCACGGAGAGATCGATATTATCGCAAAAGATGAAGATATCCTCGTGTTTGTCGAGGTA from Candidatus Saganbacteria bacterium encodes the following:
- a CDS encoding DNA-directed RNA polymerase subunit omega, giving the protein MSQPTIDSLIKVTDNKYLLSNAIATRAKEISEGSIPYIDDFNPLNPIDTAMKEFAAGKLKIKILSGPVAKPLKVIEQKAKDFWTIDNLEKKEHKKAKKTKSK
- the coaBC gene encoding bifunctional phosphopantothenoylcysteine decarboxylase/phosphopantothenate--cysteine ligase CoaBC, which encodes MDLINRPLLNKKIILGVTGCIAAYKSAEIVRRLKKLGADVWVVMTASAQEFVTPLTFRTLSENPCIAKMFDENTVSMPMPHLALSDSADLLLVAPATANIIGKAAGGIADDALSTIIMSVECPIVMAPAMNTKMWKNAAVQENVKKLRKLGSIFIGPEKGELACGDIGEGRLANTDDIIKAVVDKIGIKQDLAGKKLLITAGGTREAIDPVRFIGNRSSGKMGFAIAEAARNRGADVVLISANANIKAPDGIELVNVQNARQMKDEVSRHFKDSDILVMSAAVSDFTPQKASSEKIKKGKENVNIGLKPTDDILLSVSKQKEGKVIVGFSVESRDLLKNSKDKLRSKDLDMIVANDVSAFEDDSSKVTIIKRSGKSIDLPRLPKSKSAEKILDEIALSSKH
- the fmt gene encoding methionyl-tRNA formyltransferase; this encodes MKIIFFGTPAQSAYVLLELISSGLDITAAVTFPDKPKGRGLKLSSSPVADTANMDKIETFKPLKASDPGFIESLKDIKPDLIVVVAYGKILPKSILEIPKYGCINLHTSLLPKYRGPSPIQAALLNGDKETGVTIIKLNEKMDEGDIILQETVKIPEDDNARTLSDRLFNEGSKLLIKVIKDIESGKAKFTPQDHSKAVYCKMIKKQDGAIDFNKSADEIVNMIRAFTPWPGAFAVFKGKKVKILTGEAGKTGNGDAGQVKEIIKNKGIIISAGEGEILIKSVQPENSKPMSADDFISGYHVQAGDRFTSS
- the def gene encoding peptide deformylase, whose product is MAILNILVKGNPVLKKKAKAVKKVTLTHVRLMDDMVETMRIAPGIGLAAPQVGVSERIIVVELENELFRLANPKIVKKSGKQVCMEGCLSVPGLEGPVERYKKICVTGMDKGGKQVKIDAEGLLAVVFQHEIDHLDGMLFVERVKDPSLIRPKEPTKEETI
- the gmk gene encoding guanylate kinase, which produces MPHKKAKVKQKKGLLVVISGPSGVGKSTVVRRLMKIAPEYELSISSTTRPARPGEKHGKDYFFIHEKDFIDRVEKDTFFEWAQVHGAYYGTSKKFIQEHLDKGNAVILEVDVQGASTIKDFVTKTGVKHANAVFIFLIPPSVDILAFRLKRRKTEKEEQVNYRLRAAIAELQVMEKYDYIVVNDKVESAADKINAIIKVEKERTFLN
- a CDS encoding DUF5674 family protein; this translates as MKIISDSIDNSELIETSKRTFGNMVKAVVDIDKGIMAIDGELHSDEESLLIENGSKQSSLWGINIYPEEKDDGRIEFDSMINLRPSQANRSRSVESPAIRDKIIEIVARLVKR
- the ilvD gene encoding dihydroxy-acid dehydratase; protein product: MKSDNIKKGIERAPHRSLLHATGVTKKSLEKPFIGIANSFTDLVPGHISMKDYASVIAKGIHSGGGIAFEFGVPAICDGIAMGHEGMYYSLPSRELIADEVESVAKAHALDGLVLLTACDKITPGMLMAAGRLDIPCIVVTVGPMMSGMHRGRRTDLVKDTFEALASCKAGQLSEKELEELEICACPGVGSCAGLYTANTMACVTEAIGMSLTGSGSSLAASSKSRMIAYESGEQIVELVRKDISARKIMTKNAILNGIRIDMALGGSTNAALHIPAIAHEVGIDIDLDTIEEISRKTPHITNLRPSGEHFMEDFEYAGGVPAALHVLADLLNDNITVSGKNIKEIAKASLVHDSDVIRSLDKAYHKEGGIAVLKGNLAPHGSVVKQTAVNERAKVLIGKAKCFDSEELAMKAIMDGKIKAGDIVVIRYEGPKGGPGMREMLSPTSAIVGMGLGDTVGLITDGRFSGGTRGPAIGHVSPEAAEGGPIAVIKDGDEIEINIPARKLELKVSQKEIEERLKVWKPKKKELTGYLARYAHFVTSANTGAVLKIPS
- a CDS encoding phosphodiester glycosidase family protein — encoded protein: MTDIRYSTSSENLRIVIQLDAPVEYTALKKDNDIIISMPNTTTDEYHEKFKIWDGMFKDFSFSKTKTSLNLFIETSYPVKENIFPLKDPFRIVIDIPRQEATPEAVIEDAAEESVLEEAVPAAPSKNKWLYYCQKITDGLNYLTVSQDDKKNRITASVLFVDPSKVDVTPVISVRELKGRDGGPIFGALFDAFSGVFGGKPEPYSHFAKKRVSAFVKAANAFAGINGSYFFGSSTPVGVLIINGQIISSPLYNRTALVIYRDGRANIDSVIMEGYLKLKNGETLGFSGVNQPINKNEIMVYTPDYQRTDPSGSSTNIIVSDGKVTDINYGETSIPKNGFVISANGIAGEAIKERFSKGDPVKWFFMATPPLEDMTHVIAGGPRLVYDGKVYITSKEEKFRRDITSGKAARTAVGITKDNNLLFVVVESSGKNKGATLAELSQLLIELGAVEAMNLDGGGSSSMVVNGAKMNSGSERAVSNAIVIRKK
- the priA gene encoding primosomal protein N', with the protein product MYAQVVLSYVSSFVDKPFTYLIPDSLTGKLQIGSQVIIPFGKRKEVGYIVGFLKELPEEIKGMKSIEDVRGNVPFFSADTVEAAKWMSQYYVSFFGSALRTMMIPGVESFENKKGKKRLEITPGPEPKRFSSFDHSEKTEPTRLAPSLPRGLASGYSIVLLSGPSGSGKTAFYIKSIKEALSKGLGAIILVPEISFSNQLVSAMKEEFAGKIAVIHSSVPQKELIEEWKKIYSGEFKVVLGTRTALFTPVRDLGLIIIDEEEEFTYKQEQNPKYHAREAALFIAKQKNIPVILGSGCPTVETFYKADEKKYRIIKLERKKDLPAFPLIDIVNMREENKNKFGILSKKLVAEMRAVVEKNQKIILLINRRGFAPFLLCEECGNTIVCPNCSVSLSYHAMDKSLHCSRCGFTKTVPVVCPNCMSSDVRFIGTGTQKVEREVARYFPKLKTLRLDKDITDVKKTQDVVIKMFAEGDANILIGTQMAVRTMELTKVSLAGIVSADMALGTPDFRAAESTFQMILEVAGVSKRHNIPEKVIVQTYNADHYAFACAKGYDYERFYGKEILNRRESKYPPYGQVINLMIYGKKPASGQSVAEDIAERLISLKKGIEILGPVQTSLAKVRGRSRWQILIKGRDLDIIKDELRGIVSDPKYRKDYSISVDVDPINIG